A window from Triticum aestivum cultivar Chinese Spring chromosome 6D, IWGSC CS RefSeq v2.1, whole genome shotgun sequence encodes these proteins:
- the LOC123141505 gene encoding serine/threonine-protein kinase OXI1, with protein MVSTAPMPPPPPQLSLADLRAMSVLGHGARGVVFHVVPVVAAAAGGGSSADQPMALKAMSRAAARQKSAAGGPAPGGDGLRRIWFERDVLLAVRHPLLPSLRGVVATEAVVGFAIDRCAGGDLNSLRRRQAGRAFSDAAIRFYAAELVLVLEHLHGLGVVYRDLKPDNVLIQGSGHIMLVDFDLSTSLPPPLPPPPPDTNSPSPGSSLSPNSSRRCKRKNNKTLVFGHFSSRRAASPESSSSSFTTSRAASPASSSSCCSSPGAGTTTAKSNSFVGTEYYVAPEVVAGSGHDYAVDWWGLGVVLYEMLYGRTPFRGRSRRETFQRVLTAQPELPGEPTPLRDLIARLLEKDSGKRLGANGVKRHAFFRGVCWDRVLDVARPPFIPMPDDDSADSGVEAETLDVEEVVHETFALSATRTSEEKPDGGDSDFSIFF; from the coding sequence ATGGTGAGCAcggcgcccatgccgccgccgccgccgcagctgagCCTGGCAGACCTCAGGGCCATGTCAGTGCTTGGCCACGGCGCGAGGGGCGTGGTCTTCCACGTCGTGCCCGTTGTCGCGGCAGCTGCAGGCGGGGGCAGCTCCGCCGACCAGCCCATGGCCCTCAAGGCCATGTCCCGCGCTGCCGCGCGTCAAAAGAGCGCCGCGGGCGGGCCAGCACCTGGCGGCGACGGCCTCCGGAGGATCTGGTTCGAGCGCGACGTCCTGCTGGCGGTCCGCCACCCGCTCCTGCCCTCGCTCCGTGGCGTCGTGGCCACCGAAGCCGTCGTCGGCTTCGCCATCGACCGCTGCGCCGGCGGGGACCTTAACTCCCTCCGCCGTCGCCAGGCCGGGCGGGCGTTCTCCGACGCCGCCATCCGTTTCTACGCGGCGGAGCTGGTGCTCGTGCTCGAGCACCTCCATGGACTCGGTGTCGTGTACCGTGACCTCAAGCCGGACAATGTCCTCATCCAGGGCTCTGGCCATATCATGCTCGTCGACTTCGACCTCTCCACCAGCCTACCCCCGCcgttgccaccgccgccgcctgacACTAATTCTCCATCTCCCGGGAGCTCGCTTTCGCCTAATTCTTCACGTCGCTGCAAGCGCAAAAACAACAAGACACTGGTCTTCGGacacttctcctctcgccgggcagcctcgccggagtcgtcgtcgtcctccttcaCCACCTCCAGGGCGGCCTCTCCCGCCTCGTCGTCCTCCTGCTGCTCGTCGCCAGGCGCGGGGACGACGACGGCCAAGTCGAACTCGTTCGTGGGGACGGAGTACTACGTGGCGCCCGAGGTTGTGGCCGGGAGCGGGCACGACTACGCGGTCGATTGGTGGGGCCTCGGGGTGGTGCTCTACGAGATGCTGTATGGGCGCACGCCGTTCCGTGGCCGGAGCCGGCGGGAGACGTTCCAACGCGTGCTCACCGCCCAGCCGGAGCTGCCGGGCGAGCCGACGCCACTGCGCGACCTCATCGCCCGGCTTTTGGAAAAGGACTCCGGCAAGCGGCTCGGCGCCAACGGCGTGAAGCGGCACGCCTTCTTCCGTGGCGTGTGCTGGGACCGCGTCCTCGACGTGGCACGGCCTCCGTTTATCCCGATGCCGGACGACGACAGTGCCGACTCGGGGGTAGAGGCGGAGACGCTCGACGTAGAGGAGGTTGTGCATGAGACGTTTGCCTTGAGTGCCACTCGCACGTCCGAGGAAAAGCCTGACGGCGGCGACAGCGATTTCTCCATATTCTTTTAG
- the LOC123144744 gene encoding leucine-rich repeat receptor-like protein FASCIATED EAR2: MPATPLVLALLLLLLAAGPRRVAPASTDRAALLAFRASLSPPSHAALSSWHGPLSASWLGVSLHPPAAAAVAAPPSVAALALQGLNLSGPLPAPSLALLRRLRELDLSANALSGELPCSLPRSLVNLDLSRNALSGAIPTCFPASLPALRTLNLSSNSLGFPLSPWFSFSSRLVALDFSSNALCGAVPPRIVADPDASSLLLLDLSHNRFSGEIPAGITAIRSLQGLFLADNQLSGEIPAGIGNLTYLQALDLSHNRLSGLVPAGLAGCFQLLYLRLGGNQLSGALRPELDALDSLKVLDLSNNRISGEIPLPLAGCRSLEVVILLGNEITGELSGAVAKWQSLRSLSLADNQLSGQLPDWMFSFPVLQWLDLSGNRFEGFIPDGGFNASSVLNGAGGGQGIPSGGMISPQLFVSASVDSTGQQLELGYDLRAAPGIDLSTNLLHGEIPEGLVAMKGLEYLNLSCNYLAGQIPAGLGGMGRLRTLDFSHNGLSGEVPPVIAAMTELEALNLSYNSLSGPLPTTDGLRKFPGALAGNPGICGGEGCTMDATMPEGKISGNNRHGWLSDWHGENGWVSLGAFSISTMTSFFVSLATLLCSPKARNFVFQPVRIEY, encoded by the coding sequence ATGCCGGCCACCCCTCTCGTCCTCGCCCTCTTGCTTCTGCTCCTCGCCGCCGGGCCGCGCCGCGTGGCCCCCGCCTCCACCGACCGCGCCGCGCTACTCGCCTTCCGCGCGTCCCTCTCCCCGCCCTCCCACGCGGCGCTCTCCTCCTGGCACGGTCCGCTCTCCGCGTCCTGGCTCGGGGTCTCGCTccacccacccgccgccgccgccgtggccgctcCGCCCTCCGTCGCGGCGCTCGCGCTCCAGGGCCTCAACCTCTCCGGGCCGCTCCCGGCCCCTTCGCTCGCGCTCCTACGCCGCCTCCGAGAGCTCGACCTCTCCGCCAACGcgctctccggcgagctcccctgCTCCCTACCGCGCTCGCTTGTCAACCTCGACCTCTCCCGCAACGCGCTCTCGGGTGCCATCCCCACCTGCTTCCCTGCCTCGCTCCCGGCCCTCCGCACCCTCAATCTCTCGTCCAACTCTCTCGGGTTCCCACTTTCCCCGTGGTTCTCCTTCTCCTCGCGCCTCGTTGCCCTCGATTTCTCCAGCAACGCCCTCTGTGGCGCCGTCCCGCCGCGTATCGTCGCCGACCCCGACGcatccagcctcctcctcctcgacctctcCCACAACCGCTTCTCCGGCGAGATCCCTGCGGGGATAACCGCGATACGGAGCCTGCAGGGCCTGTTCCTTGCGGACAATCAGCTGTCCGGGGAGATCCCAGCTGGGATTGGGAACCTGACCTACTTGCAGGCGCTGGATTTGTCACATAACCGGCTGTCCGGTCTAGTGCCTGCGGGGCTTGCCGGCTGCTTCCAGCTTCTGTACCTGCGTCTCGGGGGGAATCAGCTCTCTGGGGCGCTGCGGCCGGAGCTTGATGCACTTGATAGTCTGAAGGTTCTAGATTTGTCGAACAACCGGATATCTGGTGAGATTCCGCTGCCGCTGGCTGGGTGCCGGTCTCTTGAGGTGGTGATCTTGTTGGGAAATGAGATCACTGGGGAGCTCAGTGGGGCTGTGGCGAAATGGCAGAGCCTGAGGTCCCTATCGCTGGCTGATAATCAGCTCTCCGGCCAGCTACCAGATTGGATGTTCTCATTCCCGGTTCTCCAGTGGCTTGATTTGTCTGGAAATAGATTTGAGGGTTTCATCCCTGATGGTGGTTTCAATGCAAGTTCAGTGCTTAATGGCGCAGGTGGTGGTCAGGGTATTCCATCCGGTGGTATGATTTCACCTCAATTGTTTGTGTCAGCATCTGTTGATTCCACAGGTCAGCAGCTTGAGCTTGGTTATGATCTTCGGGCAGCTCCTGGTATAGATCTATCAACGAATTTGCTCCATGGAGAGATACCTGAAGGGTTGGTTGCAATGAAGGGATTGGAGTACCTGAACCTCTCTTGCAATTACTTAGCTGGGCAGATCCCTGCAGGGCTTGGGGGGATGGGGAGGCTGCGGACGCTGGACTTCTCACATAATGGGCTGTCAGGGGAGGTGCCTCCTGTAATTGCTGCCATGACAGAGCTCGAGGCGCTTAACCTCTCTTACAATAGCCTATCTGGGCCTTTGCCAACAACCGATGGGTTGCGGAAATTCCCAGGAGCGTTGGCAGGAAACCCTGGGATATGCGGTGGGGAAGGGTGCACTATGGATGCAACAATGCCAGAAGGGAAAATTTCAGGAAATAATCGTCATGGctggctcagtgactggcatggaGAGAATGGATGGGTGTCCCTTGGGGCGTTCTCTATCAGCACGATGACTAGCTTTTTTGTGTCGTTGGCAACCTTGCTATGCTCCCCCAAGGCTAGGAATTTCGTATTTCAGCCTGTGAGGATAGAATATTGA